The window ATTCGGTAAGGTTATGGGAGCAGATGAGAGAACATTTTCAGGATTAACTGGGATTGGGGACCTAGTTGTAACATGTGCAAGTCAACATAGTAGAAATAGATATGTAGGAGAGAGACTTGGAAAAGGTGAAAAAATTGATGATATATTAAAAAGCATGGTTATGGTAGCTGAAGGAGTACCTACTGTAAAAGCAGTTTACGCTAAAAAAACAGAGCTAGGTATAAGTATGCCAATAGTTGAAGCAATTTATTCAATAATATACGAGGGAGCAGACACAAAAGAAAAAGTAAAAGAGTTAATGACAAGAGAGCTAAAAGAAGAGTTTTATTAAAAAGTTTTAGCTTAAATAATTAATTACATTAAAAACAAAAATCAAAAATAAAATAAATAGCAACACGGAGATTCAAAATAGAAAAAGATAACTAAAGAGGGTATGGGGTGTATATGACGGAAAAAGATTTAGTTTCATTTTATCTAGATGATATAAAAGAGTATGAAGTGTTAGGAAAAGATGAGGAAATATCACTTTTAAAAAGAGCAAAAATTGGTGATATTGAGGCAAGAGAAAGATTGATTTTATGTAATTTGAGATTAGTGGTCAATGTAGCTAAAAAGTATGGTAGTAAAGGAATGAGTTTTATAGACTTAATCAGTGAAGGAAATTTTGGTTTAATACATGCTATTGAAAAATTTGATGTAGAAAAGGGTTATAGATTCTCTACATATGCTGTATGGTGGATAAAACAAGCTATAAGCAAGGCCATAATTAGTAAAGGTAGAGAAATAAGGATACCATCGTATAAGCATGATTTATTGAATAAAATTAATAAATTTATAATGGATACTGTTATGTTAAAAGGGGATTATCCAAGTATATTTGAAATTTCAGATGGTTTAAATATAAATTTAGAAAAAGTTCAAGATCTAATGATGGAATTTCAAGAGACGGTTTCGTTAAGTTCACCAATAGGAGAGGATATCTGCCTAGAGGATACAATAGCTAGTGAAGTGCATAACGATTTAGAAGATAATTTAATAAAAGAGATGAGCACAGCACAAATAAAAGAGATTTTAAATAAGCTAAATGAAAGAGAGAAACAGATATTAAAATTAAGATTTGGTTTTGATGGAAATCAGATTCATACTTTAGAGGATATAGGACAAAGTTTTAGCATAACAAGAGAGAGAGTAAGACAAATAGAGCAAAAAACATTAGAAAAATTAAGAATACGTTATAGTGACTTACTAAAAGGAAACTATTACTATTAAAAGCAAGGAGGTTAAATTGATTTTAAAAGTTAATAGATTGGAATTTCTAAAAAAAATAAAAATTGTAGAAAAGGCCATTAATGAAAATAAAATAAGACCAATAATCTCTTATGTTTATATAGAAACAAGAGAGAATAAACTTTGGTTTTGTGGAACAAATTTAGAATTAACAATATCGACACATATGGATTGTGAAGTTATTAGAGAAGGAAAAGCTGTATTTCAACATAATTTAGTCGAAGAGTATTTAAAAGAGATAAAAGATGAAGAAATAACTCTTAATATAGCTGAGGATATTTTAACTATAGAAACTTCAGATTCTGCTTCTGAGTTTATACTTATGAATGCTGATGAGTTTCCAAGAATGCAGGAAACTGAACTAAGAGATGATGAGTTTGAATTTAAGTTAAAAAAATTAGATTTAGCTGATTACTTTGATAAAGTCAAGTTTTCAGCATCAATGTCAAGTGATAATTTATCTATAAATTGCATAAGAATGGAAATTGAAGATAATAAAATAAAGTTTATATCTACAGATACTTATAGATTAACATACTTAGAACATGAATATTTAGGAGGAAATGGAACTTTTAAAGTTAGCATACCTATAAATACAATTGATGCTATGTCAAAATTGTTAAGAAATGGTAACGAAGAGGAGATTGGATTTATACAGAAAAATAAGCAGTTATATTTTAAATTAGGAAATATTTCTATAGTAAGTAGAGTAATTGATTTACCTTTTCCTAACTATAAGACAATTTTAGAGGCTAGTGGATATAACAAAAAATTACAAATAAATAGAGTTGAATTCGAAAAAATGTTGAAAAGAATTCAGATATTTGTAAAAAATAATTCTGAGTCAAAATTCGGAGCAATTTTCACTCTATCTGGAGATAATATAGATATTGAAGGAGTAGGTGAAATTGCAAAGGCAAAGGAGATTGCAAAAGTAAATTATGAGGGGGAGAACTTAAAAATCTCTTTAAATGTGAAGTTCTTATTGGAATTTGTTCAATCAAGTGATAAAGATGTGATAAGTTTAGAATTTACTACGTCTAATAGTGCTGTGAGAACAAGAAATATACAGGAAGATAATTATACTTACATAGTGATGCCTTTAGCTTTGAAAGACTAGAAAAAAAAGACTAGCTTACAGAGTGAGCTAGTTTTTATTTTGCAAAGATAAATTCTTTGTGGTATAATTTGGATAATATTTTTTCATTTAAGGAGAAATAATGAGCAAATTTTATATACTGAAACTTATCTATGAACTTCACTATTTCAGGTATTTATTATTAGAACATATATTTAAAAATCCATATGACAATAATAGTGCAAAAAAATTTCTAGATTTTAATAATAAGAGAGTATTAAA of the Cetobacterium sp. NK01 genome contains:
- the dnaN gene encoding DNA polymerase III subunit beta; translation: MILKVNRLEFLKKIKIVEKAINENKIRPIISYVYIETRENKLWFCGTNLELTISTHMDCEVIREGKAVFQHNLVEEYLKEIKDEEITLNIAEDILTIETSDSASEFILMNADEFPRMQETELRDDEFEFKLKKLDLADYFDKVKFSASMSSDNLSINCIRMEIEDNKIKFISTDTYRLTYLEHEYLGGNGTFKVSIPINTIDAMSKLLRNGNEEEIGFIQKNKQLYFKLGNISIVSRVIDLPFPNYKTILEASGYNKKLQINRVEFEKMLKRIQIFVKNNSESKFGAIFTLSGDNIDIEGVGEIAKAKEIAKVNYEGENLKISLNVKFLLEFVQSSDKDVISLEFTTSNSAVRTRNIQEDNYTYIVMPLALKD
- a CDS encoding RNA polymerase sigma factor RpoD/SigA codes for the protein MTEKDLVSFYLDDIKEYEVLGKDEEISLLKRAKIGDIEARERLILCNLRLVVNVAKKYGSKGMSFIDLISEGNFGLIHAIEKFDVEKGYRFSTYAVWWIKQAISKAIISKGREIRIPSYKHDLLNKINKFIMDTVMLKGDYPSIFEISDGLNINLEKVQDLMMEFQETVSLSSPIGEDICLEDTIASEVHNDLEDNLIKEMSTAQIKEILNKLNEREKQILKLRFGFDGNQIHTLEDIGQSFSITRERVRQIEQKTLEKLRIRYSDLLKGNYYY